The sequence below is a genomic window from Tubulanus polymorphus chromosome 1, tnTubPoly1.2, whole genome shotgun sequence.
ATCTAAAAGGAAGCAGTTTAATTAACAACGCGTACATATGCTTCCTGAAGCACTCGAAGACTCATAATACGATCAGATCGCGTGAAAGTCAAGAGCCACGCGCCGAGAATAAGATTTCGCTCGATTATCCGACCGAGAGCTCTGGCTTACCTGGCACAAACGGAATTCTCCGACGGCTCATTTATGCAGTAGTTGAAATCGCAATCGATACATTCTGATAGCGATGTCGGCTTCCGTATGTCGTAAGCTGTTCCCGCAACGTTGGCGATTTCACCTGAAAACGGAAGCAAATGATTTATACTCGATCGAACGCAAATGATCTTCAACGCGAAACGATGCTCTTTTACGTGTCGATAAAGCATGATTTTGACAAGAATGTGATTCGGTAATGCGCATAAATAACGAACAGAATGGCGAagtaataatgaatgaatgcaaACGATACTTCGAGAAGTAAATGGCCgggaaaagaaaataatttgcTCCGCGTATGGGCCTCAAAAACATTTAGTAGGAGATATATCATCGTTCATTTATTACCtaagatttcaaataaaatgtaaGCATCGGGGCAGACATGATGGATCAATAACTGAATGTATCTCGAACTAGCTTAAGTTTCTGGGGCACATAAAAtttgttatttctaatttcaatgcGATGATGTGACATTAACCATCAAATCCATCATACCATACGGGTAAATCACCCCATCAACAGTCAAAAGCTGTGACACGCGAAAGCTACATCAAGCGCAAGCAAAAGACATCAACTATGGGAGCCTAATGTTCGCTTAGACTGAAAATGTACATTATCCACCGAGGAATCTGACGAACAACTGAGAGACTACAATAATGAGATTATCAACGCATTTCAATGGCGCTGCTAATGTTTTAGTGCTTAAAAGAACGAGCAAACTGTGTAAAAGTGGGTATCCTCCCAGGATAGTCTGAGGCAATGcatataatttgataaaattcaCAATATTGCATGGTCTTACATACGTATGTTCATAGTCATGTACATGATATAATCTGGGAATGGTTGAGTTTTAGTGTTGCTGGTTGATGGTTGTATTAGTGAGAGAGCTAGCAACATAGTTATTACCCAATCGCAAACAAAAGGTTTGGCTAGCTAATTCATTATGCTTTTGGGTCTTGATGAAGAAAATCCTTGTTATGTCTAGAGACTGTGTAGCCCCTAAAAATGAGGGATTGGGGGTTTCAATTACCTCATGCACCAATAAGAATGAAACTTATAGAATGCTAAAACATAAGTTACCAAACATCATTCCATCAAAACTGACCAAAAATTCCAGCGGAAGGCCTTTTCAAGCGCCCCTAAAAAGTATCCATGGGGCCTTATCTTACCCCATAAACTATAAGGCCATAATTTTTCGAAAAGATAACTCATAAGTATATAGTACAGAAAAATAGCAtaattgaacaaattttcaggtTTCAAAATTATCTCAGCTACCCCCAAAGATTTCCCTCAATTCGATTATTTTATGTTACATGTAGGTGCAATGCTAATAGTTTTTACAGGTTTTTCTATAGAGATTTGATGACAAGCAACAATTTCATTCGGAATTTGTTATCAAATCCATCTATTCGGTATATAATCGCATTCACTTCTAATCTTCATCTGAAAAGAAAACCTCACAGAAGCTTAGATTTGTAATATTGTCATGTGGCACTTGTCATCATAATcctaatcatattttttgttgcCTAGGTGACACATTCGGACGAATTTCAAGTCCCGTTACTCGAGCGGATGTGCTGTCAACTTCTCTGAGAAATCCAAGAAACTTTAATCATtttccaatttcattttcgttgCAGTCAATTTCTTAAGTGGTCTAAAAATCGAATTCTCTTCCACCAGGTATGACGGACTGACAAGATAGATCGTGTTACAGTCATAGTTTGCGATTAAAGAGGGTTGATaaaaaaatgtgaattttTGTCGCCCAGAAAGttgtgaaaattgtataaacgCGAGACTCAGAAAAATCTCGTCTCCAAATACTACGATATCACTGGTGTTTAAGTAGTAATACGAATACAAAAACACCCACAGGCACTGCAGTGGTTCAGATGTGACTCAAATGACAGTGTGAAAATGATGCCTACCATATAAACGTATTCATCAGACACCCTGTTAGGCAAATATTATGATCATAAAATGGTCTGGAGCAACCGCGATTTTTCAGCAAAGACTTATAGATCTTGGGAGAATGGTGAGATATTAGAAAAAGCCTCTCTTTAGAGTCGATATGAAGTCGCAAGCATATTCAACTTCTTCAAATAGGCTGCAAACTCATAAACAGCCAATCTGATGTTGGAAGATATCCTAAGTCGTATAAGAAgcaaatattcatgaattgaaGAGGAATGTTCGTTGGAGGGATTTTTCCTCTATGACATCTTATCACGttatacaaaaaaaatgatgtaGTAGTGTATTTCCTTTTGATTAGCGTAAATCGTAATTGGTGAGCCCTGCGGTAAAATGAAACGATGCGGAAATAAGAaacgagaaagatttcttagAGCTTCTTTAACTTGAGCGTTAGTCATGGGAATAAACGCACGAGATTGAGAAGTAATCTTACCTCGTATACAACATTATCGCTATGCCACTGGGAATTAACCTTAATATGAGCGGGGTCATTCTTATATGACCGGGCTGATTTTTGGCTGATTTATTTCTGGAATGGGATGAGAGTCTCATTGACTTGAGCCGCAATTAAACTGAACTCAGTGACGGATCCAGTGGGGTGTCTGTGGGGGTCCGGACAACCTCCCCCTAAAATTTTGAGGTCCCATAAAAATTCCATCCTGAAAGCAAGATCAAAATTAAGGTTGTATACCTGAAAAATTATGTTATGGTAATTGgccgttttgatattaaagaagattaaaaaaatcattgcGTATGTTAGCAACAACAAAATTGCGGTGAAGCTATTAGAAAAAGACCCTTAATTTCTTAATTGCAGACCCCCTTTTTTACCCCGGATCCGCCCAGGCATGGAactaaaattattttgatgaaatttcaaaaaccaaCAATGTAACAACGAAATTCAAGATATCCACGTGATGCTGCTACAAGATGTATTTATCTCGATCAAAAAGTAGTAGGCTAATAGACAAGAGTGAAAATAACCAATTCCATTAGCAGATGGATGAATTTCCATCAAATCGACAGTAATGTGTTGGTGTTCATCATGACCTGTGCCATTTTACGACGGCTACTCAACCATCGAGCAAAAACCTTTTACAGACATAAACTGCCCGATATATCAATTAACATCTCTTGGGCCTCAGTCGCAGATGATCATCCAATTAACTGGTGCCGCATTGCGACCAGTTTTATTCATTGCAAAACAGTGTCATCAATATTACAACGCACAACAGAATATCTATCATTTGCCGGCAGATGCGCCGATGGACCGCGCGGTCACATCTCGAGCAGAAAATTAACCCGTGCCTGTAACTTTGAAGCTTAAATGATGGGAATTCGAGAAACGCACGCGCATCAAAAGATGATCAGAGAAAATCGATCGTAAGTTAACCGATGCCGAATCCGCGGCAAGAATGATGAGAATTTCAAGCGCCCAGACAATCTCTATCCGGATGATTTTGAATCTGTTCGTGTAACTGTGTTTCCATGCACGCAAAATTTTGATAGGATTTCTTTTCATCCACTGTGTACAATAAAATGATGACTGCAGATGATTAAGGGTCGATTTGTGgaaaatgaaagaaagaaCGTCTTCGAATGCGGCTATCTAGAATTAGGAAACgtgataagaaaaatatcttccgactacatttttgaagatgaaaaatgTCCCTATGGCTCTGGAATAAGGGCGAACATTTGATCATGATAGTCGATTGCATGAGATTTTAATTAGATACAGAACTAGGGAACTAGTTTCCGCACTGAAGGAGGCACTTACCACTGGGgacatcatcttcatcttttGGCAAGAATTTATCAGCCGCAATCGAGATGATGTGATCATCAATTCTATGTGTGCCCTAAAGATAGGATACATTTTTGACATTTCAGGAGAAATAATGCATTCACTAATTGCCATAAATACTTTCGAAAATTTCACAGGCATAATCATAGAATTTATGGTAATTTTCCGACGAGATAATTTCTAAATGAGTTAAAAGTTGCAGCACATTGTCAGACCGATTTCATCAACTCATCAACAACAATTAATTCAATCTATCTCTATACTCATGGGTGCACAATATACTGGTTGTTTCGTGGTTACCAGCGGTCGAAAAAAGGTGCATTTTTTGCCAGGGTAGAAATAGTCGACCGAATATCAACTACATTCACTGAAGACGTTCAGTTACGTCAAATCCACATATCTTACATACGTGACAGAATAATTACCTGTCCGGCTAAATTGAAATAACTGTGATTAGTTAGATTAATAGGAGTAGCCTTCGTGGATGTAGCCTTGTAGTCGAGAATAATTTCGCTATCTTCGGTAAACCGATACTGCGCGACGACCTTAACCGCGCCGGGGTAGCCTTCCTCGCCATCGACACTAGTGTACTCCAACTTCAGAGTATCCTCGCCAGTGATCTCTGCATCCCACACTTTCTGTAAATAACATGAACCCATTGAATAAAGACgtaggtttttcataaaatttacTGCTGGTTATTAAAAATTTGCCTAATAAGCATTTGAGTGCAAATCAATTGTTTATACtgtgatattcaattaaatatcataATCAAGAAGAATGATAGGCACTGTGATTTGGACGGCGCTGAACCTATTTTACTACCGGTATAACATAGGTCTATACTGTCTAAAACTTTTTGCTTTTTAATGACATTATTTCGAATTTTAATTGTCAACTTCATGTTTAATGCACTGAAACAAGAGAGTGTGATTAATTTGATGCTATTCAATCAGCATCACGTGTTTCAAACTACTGAAGTACGTAACTATAGAACCACAGAATGAAATACGAATTCATATCTATCTTCGGCTGATCACATTTCATCAATAATCGAGTATATTTTGTAGCGTTTAAATTCACTACACCATCTGTTTCCATAAAATACTACAGTGACGCTCGTTTCTGTGATCATATAGACAAAATCATGGTAACTCTTCTATTCTAGGAAAATAATTAGCAGTATCAAGCTCTTTTCCCAACCTaaataatggaaaaaattatCCATCGGATACGACTCTAGGTCCTATAGTATACcggtatatcaaatattttcattcattgcaAAAAAGattagattttattgaaataataatagtGTCGTCTAGTTCTTAGTTTACAAGTGATATATATTGCTAtatctttatcattattatataccggtaataaatacaatcaatAGTTCGATATTGGGCCTTTCTTTCCATTTTGACTACGGGAAAATAATACCGATCTACAATACGCGCAAATCATCACGCATTATTATTCTGACATATACTATCAATGCTTTGTGCGAGCTTTTCTCTACAAAAGAAGCgcatatttttcaatatcatattaGAACAGCTGATACATGTACATCTTTTATCGCGTGTTTACCGCGACGATCATGAAAAATGATCGGGTATCGGCTGTCGTTGTCAACGTTAAACGAAAATCGGCGTCGATCGTCGCAGCTGACTGGGGAAGAGCCGCGCGCGCGCCTCTGTGGGACGGAATCGTTCGACACATAATTACACCTGTCCCGATCGATACGCCGCGCATACACGCTACTCACAGCGAAGCCTTGTAACCGGATAGTTAATTCCGGATTATCATCACCTGATGAGCGCAAAATATAACTCGAGCAAACACTTATGAATACGCCATTCATTACAACGAACGAGATCGAACATACAAGCAGCTCTCTGTACGCGTCAGTTCCGTCGTCGTTTGACAATAACATTTAACAGACATATACATAAAAtacattaggcctatatcatcTCAGAAACTTGTATATGATGAACTGAAGTTATTATTTATGGTTTTACAGGTGACCGGAATTACAAAACACATGGACCATCAAGTCACAACGTACACATACAGTCTTCAACCACCAACTACACCGGTCACTATGGAATCTAATCCAACAACATCCGAAGTCGTACTAATGGAACAAAACACTCAAACACAGGTAGGCCTCCTCACATATCtatcatatttatataatattccatttCGACATTTCTCTTAATTTCTAACAGATAAATTCATGCTAACAAAGAATTTCTAATACCAATGGTTAAAATGGAGTTtagaaagaatttcaaaaaaatgtcCACGTTACCAAAGTTTGGACTACGTTTGAACCTGCAAGTATCGTTGAACTAAGATTTTGCTGAATACAGACTTGAAGaagagatatttcaaaatgaatagAAGCAGTTTTTTTTTACGTTCAAGCGTGTGTGACTCATTTTTAACGACGCAAAGTGAAAAAGTGTCTGACTTTCTGTAATACGCAGCAGAAAAATAAGTACCAGGTGCAAACCCTGAATATAATCAGCGGCTATAGTCAACCCTATCTAAGCTAAAACCTGACTAAATATGAATCAAACATCTGAAACTTCAAAGATGTGAAAACACATACCAGTATAGTGCTTATAAATAAGCACAAAGGTGATGCGCTTTCTTCTTTATCCTTCTTAGAGAtagatgtacatgtatatgagcTGATTAATTTTCTATTGTTTGACAGGATTAGATCTAATCACGCTAACAGCATGAAAGTgaatcaaatatgaaataggCTCGGGTATGAATAGATGGATGAATTAGATTGTCAATACTAGAAAGCCAGATTTCAGTGACTTGAgaaattttaatttcattatcttaattgaaaaatccaaGTGACTGTAAAtactaaatcaaatttcatgcaTGCATGTATATGGTTCGTGTACAATGAAATTCTAAACTTATAGCGATGAAATACCTCTTCTATTCCCATACATGAGTatattctcttttttaaaaaaaaagaagatagAATTACCTCGAGAAAGAAAGAGGATTCTTCGGATATAAGTCAACGTTAACCCAAAGTTTTATCGTTAAAGGGTTAATACAGTAGCAAAATAATATCCCGTTATCAGCAAATGCGAGCTTAACACAATGCTTACTTTATCGAATCCCTTGAGGCCACCGTGTATATGATTCGGTCCGTTGTTCACGACCAGTTCATAGTCGACGCCATCAAGACTGAACTTCCCCTTGTGTATACGGTTGCATACACGACCGATCAAAGCTCCGATGTAGGGAGGGTTAACTTCGTAATCTAAAAAGTGACGAAGATTGAAACTGAACGAACGAAAGCCGACAGTCGAGAATATTAATCGTTTCGAAAGAACAGtcgaacatttttttttcaacaatgCGTATGTTTAATGTATGTTACTGGTATTCTTATCCTATCAACTGTAATAAAATGACAGGAGGAATTTGACGAatattaggctaaaaaaattgataccttgtttctcatttctgctgagcttaaaagttgaccagGCTGGCCGCATATCTACTGTgtacatttcttttttttaaatcatgatcaagctaactaTAACAGACCCGTCAGCTATAGAATATGAACTGACTACAAATCTTATTGCAGTTTATAAAATGACCCGGTTGAattggagaaacaaggtatcatttttttgttAGCCTTGTAGTCACAGATTTGAATCACAGATTTGGGAACTGGTCAGTGAGTAAAAGCATATTGGTATAGTGTTTTAAGAATTTGGTGCTAACtggaaatataatattttcagTGCACAAAACATATAATCATTCATCAATACCTTCATCtatcatttcaatcaaaatgaaacttaCCCTCAAGTTTATCAAATCCTAAAGCTACATCTATAGACTTTCCAGTCTTACTGGGAACATTTATTGAGCAAATATTTCCACCATAATTCAGGACTCCAACACTAACGCCTTTACCATTGGTAAAAGTATACCTAGAATTATACAGTTAATTCCTTAATTACGCACCTACAAATAACTTGAGGATTCTGCATAAAAGAACTTTTAAAAGTGTGATATTAGCACAACTGTAATACTATTCTCTCAATAGCTAAATTGGGTGTTGACACTCTttatcattacaaaataattatttccCATGGCGCACGTGACCCGAGTTCACACCCGAATACACGTACACGCCTATTTTAGTAGTGACTTGTGTATGATTTAGCGGAAAGCTGAAAAGAATAAGGCATCTAGTTGATGGTAAATAATGGGTGGCACCATGACATCATCTCTGAATTGCGGTATTGATTCCAGCAGACTAATACTACAGCATTATTTTGCGATTTATACACAGACTACAATTCATCCGTCAGCTATTAACGGCGACATTTTACCTGTGCACATCCTTTCCGTCCGACGTGACACCGAACTTATCCGATGTTATTTGAACCATTCTAGAAGTGTAATCGAT
It includes:
- the LOC141915276 gene encoding galactose mutarotase-like, which produces MVQITSDKFGVTSDGKDVHRYTFTNGKGVSVGVLNYGGNICSINVPSKTGKSIDVALGFDKLEDYEVNPPYIGALIGRVCNRIHKGKFSLDGVDYELVVNNGPNHIHGGLKGFDKKVWDAEITGEDTLKLEYTSVDGEEGYPGAVKVVAQYRFTEDSEIILDYKATSTKATPINLTNHSYFNLAGQGTHRIDDHIISIAADKFLPKDEDDVPSGEIANVAGTAYDIRKPTSLSECIDCDFNYCINEPSENSVCARVEHPGTGIVLEVRTNQPGLQFYTSKFLDVKNGKAGTTYVPYSAFCLEAQNYPNAINTPDFPSCVLRPGETYHHVCVYKFSTKK